The segment ATTTAATAAGAATATAAAAAATAAAGATAATTTCAAATAAAAGGCTAAGTTTTCTTCCGGACCCGAGGGATAAGAAGGAGAAGAAGGATGCCGACCACAATAAAAAAATCGGCAAGGTTATAGGTAGGCCAACGGAGTTCTTTTATTCCCATATCAATAAAATCGGTAACCTTGCCTCTAATTATCCTTTCGCCAACATTACCAACAGCACCACCTAAAATTAATCCGAAACCTACCTGTTGAATTTTTTTCTCCCCCTTTAAACCCATAATTAAAACAAAGATAAGACCAATAATTGGTAGGATATAGTGTAATTCTTCGATCCTAAAGGAAATGGAAAAAACTGCGTAAGGATTAAAAACTAAATAGAATCTGAGATAATCACCAATAATATTTAACCCTTCCGGATAATTAATAAGATAATTTCTTGCCCAAAGTTTTGTTAAATAGTCAATAAGGAAAGTTAAAAGGGCAGTAAGAAAGAAGAATTTTCTATTTTTCAAGGAGGGCGTTTTCAAGTTTTTCTAAATCCTCTTTTTCAAAGACCCTTATCCGATAATGTTTAGCAAAGTGAAGGGCATCGGCCGATAATTTCGGTAAGGCCACCAAAATAATATCAGCAGCATTCACATCATAAGCCTTAGCATAAAGTTTGATAACTTCTTCCGCCGGCACCTCTTCCTCGGCGGTAGCGAAACCAACCACAATCCGATGTTCTAAAGGACCGCTCTTTTTGATGGCGAGAATATCAATTTCGTGTTCGGCACCACTCCGGCCATTTATTTTCGCTCTTTCTTCTACTTCGTATCCCTGACTTTTGAGGAAGTTTATTATCCGGTCTTTAGGTAAGGCCTTTAATTTGAGTTCGCTTATTCCTTCTTCTTTCAGTTGATAGGAAAAAAGATAGACTTCTTTAAGATTCTCTTTCTCGATCTTCGCACCACATTTCAGACAACGCCACAATTCCTTTGGTTCTTTGAAATATTCCTCACACTCTTGGCATTGATAATAGGCTGGATAAAATTTGTAATCTTCATCAATTATTTGTAATTCTTTTAAACATTTCGGACAGCGGAGATTTTTTCCATCCTGATAGGTTTCTAATCTTCCTAAATACCCACAAAAGTGTTCGATGGCTTTCATTTTTAAAATATAGGCTGAAAGACACTTCGGACAAAAGGTTTCATATTTCAATTCATCGCTATTACAAACCGGACAGAGAAATAGTTTTTCTTTAAAAATCTTTCTCAAATAACCTAAACGAACCAAATCTTCAAGAAGATAAACGGTAGTTAACGGCGGTTTCTCTAAAATCTCTTCGGCTTCTGGAAAACGATAGAGATTTTCAAAGGTTGGATCAAATTTTGGTGTCAATTCCTCTTTTCTTTTTTCAATCAATTCTTCCAAAAGTTTCCATATCCGCTCATCTTTAAACATAAAAATCTCCGATAGATATTTTATTATAGTTTATTTATAATAAATGTCAATAAGAAAAAGAAAAAGTATCCCTATGAAAACTAAGGAGTTAAGAAAAAAATTTTTTAAAATAGGTGGAGCTATTTAATCATTAAATTCCACAGGCCGTTTTCAAAGAATTCTTGGTAATATTTCTGCTGGTATTCTAAATGGATTTTTTTATATTCTTCTTCGCTCAGATTTTTTATCTCTTCTTCGCCATATTCTAAAATCATGTCTCTTTCAGCAAGTCGGGTAATTAATAAATCCCAAAAGGTAATTTCATTATACTCTTCAATAATATTGATAATTTCATTATCATATTTGAGGTTTTCGTATTTTTCTTTAATATTATTTCCTATTAAAGAAAGGATTTGATCTTTTAGTTCTTCAAACTTTTTAATCGTTCGTTCTTCTTCCCGATTGGCATTTGCCAGCCAGTTACCCAAATAGATAAGTTTTAATAATGTTTCTAACTCTTCTTTTTTAAAGGTTAAGTTATATTCCATTTTTTCCTCCCAGATTTTTAAAAATTTTGGCGCCACAGGGATTTGAACCCTGATCTTCAGGTTGAGAACCTGATGTCCTAAACCAGGTTAGACGATGGCGCCAATAATAAAATTTGAGTCGGCAGAGGGAAGATAAATAAAAAGGGGATATAGTCCCCACCCTTTTCCCTTGCCGACTCGTTTATAATAAATATAGGCAAAATTTAATAAAAAGTCAAGAGAAATTTAAAACTCCTTTAATCTTTCTTGGGCTAATTTTGCTTCGTTTGTATTGGGATATTCTTTGATTAATTTCTGGAAATATTCTCGGGCTTTGTTTCTATTTTTTTTATTAAGATAAATTATGCCCAGTTTATATAAACTGGCCGGTACCTTATTTCCTTTGGGATAGTCGGCGATTACTTTCGCTAATTCTGTTATTGCCCTTTCGGTATCTCCCAACGCATAATAACACTCGCCCATCCAATATTGAGCATTATCCGCCAGTTCGCTATTGGGATATTTTTGTAAGAAGTTGTTAAAAGAAAAAATTGCCTGTTGATATTCGCCCCGAATCATATCTTGATAAGCCAGTTGATAAAGTTCTTCGGCTTTCGTCTCATCATATTCCCTTTCTTTAAATTCTTGGGTTGTTTCGGGTATCGGTGCTTCTTCTCCTTTTCTTTTTCTAAATTTATAAATCTCTTGTTGGGTTTCCTGCAAAAGGTTTTCTAATGCTTCTAACCGGTTATTAATCTTCGAGAGTTCTAAAAGGATGTCGGCTTTCAGTTCTTGGATTGCTTTCCGATTTTCTAATTCCATCTTTTTGGTTCTAATGTTTAAGGTATCAATCAATGCCTGACGATGAACAAATTTCTTATAACTACTACAGGAAAAAAAGAGAAAAATAAAAAGGGGGTAGATAATTATTCTACCCCCCATTTTCCTTTTTTCCATTTATTTTATTATTCTTTTACTTTAAATTCACATCTTCGATTTTTCCAATATTCCTTCGGATCGGTGGTAATTAACCGCTCTTCACCATAACTGATTGTTTCTATTCGATCAGGAGAGATTCCTAGTTTTACAAGGTATTCCTTTGCCGCATTTGCTCTTCTTTGGCCAAGACCTAAATTGTATTCATTGGTACCAATCGGACAGCAATGACCTTCGATAATGATTTTTACATCCGGATATTGTTTTAAGATTTCGGCATTTCTTTTTAGAATTTCGGCATCACCCGGTCTGATATCATATTTATCAAAGTCAAAATGAATGGTCTCTAATGTCAAAGTTGGCTTTTCTGGTGGCGGTGGCGGAGTCTCTACTTCTTCTTCTTCTGGTGGCGGAACCACTTCTTCTTTTACTGCCTTCTTCGGACATCCAATAAATAATAAACTAAACATTAAAGCCACTAATGTTAAGGCAAATATCTTTTTCATATTATCCTCCTTTTAACTAATAACATTATAAAATAACTTTAAATATTTTACTTATTATTTTTTAAAAGTCAAGATGTTTATCTACGTTTCTTTTCTTCTAATTTTATTGCCACTAATGCCAAACCTTCGGCAAAAGAATAGGCATAATCAAAAGTTGGGTTGATAACAAAATTCCCTTTCTTATCAATAAATCCCCACCTTTCTTTTTTCTCACTGATATTTACTGCTGCTATCCCTTCGCTGAAATCCCAAGCATTATAAAACTGGGGATTGATAACGAATTCTCCTTGGTGATTGATAAATCCCCATTTCTCACCAACTCTTACCAATGCCAGTCCTTCACAAAAATGGCGGGAGGCACTAAACTGCGGTTTGATAACCATTTCGCCGGCGCAATTGATAAAGCCAACCCGATAATTGATTTTTATTGGTGCCAAACCTTCGCTAAAAATATAGGCATAATCAAACTGGGGTTCGATAAGGTAATTTCCTTCTTTATCAATAAAGCCCCATTTATTTTCCACTTCTACCGCTGCCAATCCTTCGTTAAAAGTCCACGCAAAATCAAATTTCGGTTCGATTATAAATTCTCCACGTCGATTAATAAATCCCCATTTCTCACCATATTTTACTGCTGCCAGGGAATCTTGAAAATGCCAAGCCTTTTCAAATTTTGGTTCAATCACTATTTTCCCACTCCGATCAATAAACCCCCATTTGAAGTTGATTTCAATCGCTGCCAACCCTTCCGAGAAATGCCAAGCCCGATCAAATTGCGGCTGAATAACAAATTTTCCCTTTTCATCAATATAGCCCCATTTGTTACCAACCCGAACACCAGCTAAACCTTCCGAAAACCGACCGCCGTTATCAAAATTGGGGTTGATAACAAACCGGCCAGTCTTATCAATATATCCCCATTTTTCTCTCATTACTATATCCTTTTAAAAGCATATACTTATATTATACTATCGACCAAATTTTTTGTCAATCTCAGTAAGTTCCATTTTGATTATCGTTGGTCTTCCGTGCGGACAAAAATAGGGGTTTTCCGAAGCAAAAAGTTGGTTTACCAATATTTCCATTTCCCGTTCGTTCAATCGTTGATTGGCTTTAATCGCTCCTTTACAGGCAATCAGTTTGGCATAGAGTTCCCTTCTTTTCTCATAAGTGGATTTTTCAATCTCTTTATAATTATTATAAATTTCTAAAAGAAGTTCTTTTAAATCTTCTTTACTAAAAAAGGTATCAACCGGTATCGCCTTAATCGCAATCGTATTCTCACCAAAAATTTCAATTGCTAAACCTAAATAATTAAGTTCTTCTTTCAATTGTTGAATAACAAAAAATACCTCCGGTTTTAATTCTAATAATAGGGGAAAAAGTAAGGGCTGGGAAATCTTTTCTAAACTTTCACTCCTTAATAGTTTCTCAAAAAGTACCCTCTCCGAAGCCGCATGCTGGTCAATGATGCAAAAACCACTCTTTATCGGTGTGAGGATATATTTGTTGTGTAGTTGCCAGAAAAGCCTTCTTTCCTCTTCCACTAATAAACTTTCTTTCTTTTCTTCGCTGGTTGCTAACTCTTGGGTAAGTTCAAAATATTCAATTGCCTTCTCAATCTTTAACTTCTCCCTTATCCCTTGACAGATAAAATCATAAAGAAATTTTTCATCAATAAATTTTACCTCTTCTTTTGTTGGGTGGATATTGATATCTAAATATTCCGGTGAAGTATCAATGAATAAAATAAAGTTGGGATTTTTGCCCACCAGAGTACCACCATAACCATCATAGATCGCCTTTCTTACTACGCCGCTTCTTACCGGTCTTTGGTTGAAAAAGATTACTTGAATTTCCGCCGGCAAAAATATCCGCTCAGGATCAGAAAGAAAACCATACAAAGTGAGATGGGGATTTTCTAAATAGATCTCCAGTAAACTATCAAAGGTCTCCTTGCCCAAAACCATCATTAACCTTTCCTTTAAAGAATTAGCCTTTGGATAGTTGAAAATTATCTTCTCATCATTCTTTAATTGAAAACTTACTGCGTAGTTGCTTAAAAGATAATTCTTTACCACTTCGCTAACCAGCCGAAATTCCTGATAACTACCTTTTAAGAAATTTCTTCGCACCGGATAGTTATAGAAAAGTTCCTTGACATATACTGTTGTGCCCCGTTGGCGGACAATTTCCCCACTGGCCACAATTCGGTTATCCTTCACTTCAATGTAGTAACCTTCGCCATCTTGCTGACTGCTCTCAATTCTTAAAAGGGAGCAACTGGCGATGGCTGATAAGGCTTCGCCTCGAAAACCATAGGTCTTAATTCTTTTTAAATCTTCAATCTCCCTTAATTTACTGGTGGAATACCTTTCAATGGATAAAAATAAATCCTCTTTGCTCATCCCAATACCATCGTCAATCACCTTGATTAATTTCTTACCACCCTCTTTCAGTTCAATAATAATCCTTTCACTTTGGGCATCCAAGGAGTTTTCAATCAGTTCCTTCACGCAAGAAGATGGTCGGAAGATAACTTCTCCGCAGGCAATCTTTTTGATTACTTCTTCTTTTAATTTCTCAATCATCTTATAAATCGTATTTC is part of the candidate division WOR-3 bacterium genome and harbors:
- the ybgF gene encoding tol-pal system protein YbgF is translated as MGGRIIIYPLFIFLFFSCSSYKKFVHRQALIDTLNIRTKKMELENRKAIQELKADILLELSKINNRLEALENLLQETQQEIYKFRKRKGEEAPIPETTQEFKEREYDETKAEELYQLAYQDMIRGEYQQAIFSFNNFLQKYPNSELADNAQYWMGECYYALGDTERAITELAKVIADYPKGNKVPASLYKLGIIYLNKKNRNKAREYFQKLIKEYPNTNEAKLAQERLKEF
- a CDS encoding WG repeat-containing protein; this translates as MREKWGYIDKTGRFVINPNFDNGGRFSEGLAGVRVGNKWGYIDEKGKFVIQPQFDRAWHFSEGLAAIEINFKWGFIDRSGKIVIEPKFEKAWHFQDSLAAVKYGEKWGFINRRGEFIIEPKFDFAWTFNEGLAAVEVENKWGFIDKEGNYLIEPQFDYAYIFSEGLAPIKINYRVGFINCAGEMVIKPQFSASRHFCEGLALVRVGEKWGFINHQGEFVINPQFYNAWDFSEGIAAVNISEKKERWGFIDKKGNFVINPTFDYAYSFAEGLALVAIKLEEKKRR
- the mutL gene encoding DNA mismatch repair endonuclease MutL, producing MIEKLKEEVIKKIACGEVIFRPSSCVKELIENSLDAQSERIIIELKEGGKKLIKVIDDGIGMSKEDLFLSIERYSTSKLREIEDLKRIKTYGFRGEALSAIASCSLLRIESSQQDGEGYYIEVKDNRIVASGEIVRQRGTTVYVKELFYNYPVRRNFLKGSYQEFRLVSEVVKNYLLSNYAVSFQLKNDEKIIFNYPKANSLKERLMMVLGKETFDSLLEIYLENPHLTLYGFLSDPERIFLPAEIQVIFFNQRPVRSGVVRKAIYDGYGGTLVGKNPNFILFIDTSPEYLDINIHPTKEEVKFIDEKFLYDFICQGIREKLKIEKAIEYFELTQELATSEEKKESLLVEEERRLFWQLHNKYILTPIKSGFCIIDQHAASERVLFEKLLRSESLEKISQPLLFPLLLELKPEVFFVIQQLKEELNYLGLAIEIFGENTIAIKAIPVDTFFSKEDLKELLLEIYNNYKEIEKSTYEKRRELYAKLIACKGAIKANQRLNEREMEILVNQLFASENPYFCPHGRPTIIKMELTEIDKKFGR
- a CDS encoding restriction endonuclease, translated to MFKDERIWKLLEELIEKRKEELTPKFDPTFENLYRFPEAEEILEKPPLTTVYLLEDLVRLGYLRKIFKEKLFLCPVCNSDELKYETFCPKCLSAYILKMKAIEHFCGYLGRLETYQDGKNLRCPKCLKELQIIDEDYKFYPAYYQCQECEEYFKEPKELWRCLKCGAKIEKENLKEVYLFSYQLKEEGISELKLKALPKDRIINFLKSQGYEVEERAKINGRSGAEHEIDILAIKKSGPLEHRIVVGFATAEEEVPAEEVIKLYAKAYDVNAADIILVALPKLSADALHFAKHYRIRVFEKEDLEKLENALLEK
- a CDS encoding OmpA family protein → MKKIFALTLVALMFSLLFIGCPKKAVKEEVVPPPEEEEVETPPPPPEKPTLTLETIHFDFDKYDIRPGDAEILKRNAEILKQYPDVKIIIEGHCCPIGTNEYNLGLGQRRANAAKEYLVKLGISPDRIETISYGEERLITTDPKEYWKNRRCEFKVKE
- the lspA gene encoding signal peptidase II, encoding MKNRKFFFLTALLTFLIDYLTKLWARNYLINYPEGLNIIGDYLRFYLVFNPYAVFSISFRIEELHYILPIIGLIFVLIMGLKGEKKIQQVGFGLILGGAVGNVGERIIRGKVTDFIDMGIKELRWPTYNLADFFIVVGILLLLLIPRVRKKT